The following are encoded together in the Streptomyces sp. NBC_01717 genome:
- a CDS encoding type II toxin-antitoxin system RelE family toxin has protein sequence MRSAGIEADPDGVWLPRDEPRPEGAFSSTDMLRIHVGVYRVMCEIGDQQIRVSVVHLGRLR, from the coding sequence GTGCGCAGCGCTGGAATTGAGGCGGATCCCGACGGAGTGTGGCTGCCTCGCGACGAACCGAGACCCGAGGGCGCGTTCAGCAGTACCGACATGCTGCGCATCCACGTCGGGGTCTACCGCGTGATGTGCGAGATCGGCGACCAGCAGATCCGCGTCAGCGTCGTCCACCTCGGACGCCTGCGCTGA
- a CDS encoding HNH endonuclease, producing MDFPQKELIARLLADTCEICGSKGNVRVHHVRALTNLAHAGWQPSDWARVMLHRRSKTVVACDVCHDRIHFRTASQIAHAVVTGEPDDRETVMSGSAGGRAEQDSPHGEHLTARPTQPAGS from the coding sequence GTGGACTTTCCGCAGAAGGAACTCATCGCGAGACTTCTGGCGGATACCTGCGAGATCTGCGGAAGCAAGGGCAACGTGCGGGTGCACCATGTCCGCGCTCTCACCAACCTCGCACATGCCGGATGGCAGCCTTCCGACTGGGCGCGCGTCATGCTTCACCGACGAAGCAAAACGGTCGTGGCCTGCGACGTCTGCCACGATCGCATCCATTTCAGAACGGCCAGCCAGATCGCTCACGCAGTAGTCACTGGAGAGCCGGATGACCGGGAAACCGTCATGTCCGGTTCGGCGGGAGGCCGCGCGGAACAGGATTCGCCCCACGGCGAGCACCTCACCGCGCGGCCGACCCAACCGGCTGGCTCATGA
- a CDS encoding cytochrome P450 — translation MTDQLTNGSSAPRGCPVAHGGAGDLARLYGADAALDPHGIYGRLRKEHGAVAPVLLEGDVPAWLVLGYRENRRVLDNPRQFSRDSRIWRDWKEGRVEATSPLIPMLGWRPDCVSQDGEPHRRLRGAVTDNLQTLAGRGIRRHVTHFANKQIDAFADAGSADLVGDYAEYLPMLVLTRLFGLPAAEGHNLAVSCAQVIKGGEGALAHNDRIMEILGELAERKRSEPGSDFTTGLLGHEAGLDDDEILSHLRLVLITAHTTTSNLLARVLQLILTDTSRLAGLVSGQLNITTVVEEVMWNTPPLAVLPGRFATADLELAGHHIKEGDLLVLGLTAGNLDPEIRPDTGVSIQGNQSHLAFSGGAHECPGQNIGQAIIETAVDVLVHRLPGLRLAVPADDLTSTASTWEARLDSLPIQFAAQTSGV, via the coding sequence ATGACCGACCAGCTCACCAACGGCTCCTCCGCCCCCCGCGGGTGCCCTGTCGCGCATGGCGGCGCCGGCGATCTCGCCCGGCTGTACGGGGCGGACGCGGCACTGGACCCGCACGGCATCTACGGGCGGCTGCGCAAGGAGCACGGGGCGGTGGCGCCGGTACTCCTTGAGGGCGACGTCCCGGCGTGGCTGGTCCTGGGCTACCGCGAGAACCGGCGGGTGCTGGACAACCCCCGCCAGTTCAGCAGGGATTCGCGTATCTGGCGGGACTGGAAGGAAGGACGCGTTGAGGCCACCTCGCCGCTGATCCCGATGCTGGGCTGGCGCCCCGACTGCGTGTCCCAGGACGGTGAGCCGCACCGCAGGCTGCGTGGAGCGGTCACCGACAATCTGCAGACCCTCGCCGGCCGCGGCATCCGCCGCCATGTCACGCACTTCGCGAACAAGCAGATCGACGCGTTCGCCGACGCGGGCAGCGCCGACCTGGTGGGCGACTATGCCGAGTACCTGCCGATGCTCGTACTGACCAGGCTGTTCGGTCTCCCGGCGGCCGAGGGGCACAACCTTGCCGTCTCCTGTGCTCAGGTCATCAAGGGCGGTGAGGGAGCTCTTGCCCACAACGACCGGATCATGGAGATCCTCGGGGAGCTCGCCGAGCGCAAGCGCTCCGAGCCGGGCTCCGACTTCACCACCGGGCTGCTCGGACACGAAGCAGGCCTCGACGACGACGAGATCCTCAGCCATCTGCGCCTGGTGCTGATCACCGCGCACACCACCACCAGCAATCTGCTGGCCCGGGTGCTGCAGCTGATCCTCACCGACACCTCCCGGCTCGCGGGACTGGTGAGCGGACAGCTCAACATCACCACGGTCGTCGAAGAGGTGATGTGGAACACCCCGCCGCTCGCCGTCCTGCCCGGGCGCTTCGCCACCGCCGACCTCGAACTGGCCGGTCACCACATCAAGGAGGGCGACCTGCTGGTGCTCGGGCTCACCGCAGGCAACCTCGACCCGGAGATCCGTCCCGACACCGGGGTCTCCATCCAGGGCAACCAGTCGCACCTCGCGTTCAGCGGAGGGGCGCACGAGTGTCCGGGCCAGAACATCGGCCAGGCCATCATCGAGACGGCCGTCGACGTCCTGGTGCACCGGCTGCCAGGACTGCGCCTCGCCGTGCCGGCCGACGACCTCACCTCGACCGCCTCCACCTGGGAGGCACGCCTGGACAGTCTCCCGATCCAGTTCGCCGCGCAGACCTCTGGGGTCTGA